Proteins co-encoded in one Bacteroidota bacterium genomic window:
- the greA gene encoding transcription elongation factor GreA: MANVGYYTEEGLQKLKDELQQLEVVERKKCTAAVAEAREKGDLSENAEYDAAREAQALLEVKIAKLKDVIANARLVDESQIDISKVSILTTVKIKNLKNNATMSYTLVAENEADLKSGKISVDSPIGKGLLGKRVGDKVDISVPAGVIPFEIVSISL; encoded by the coding sequence ATGGCAAATGTTGGTTATTATACAGAAGAGGGTTTACAAAAGCTAAAGGATGAATTGCAACAACTGGAAGTTGTTGAGAGAAAGAAATGCACTGCCGCGGTTGCAGAAGCACGCGAGAAAGGTGATTTAAGCGAAAATGCTGAGTATGATGCTGCTCGCGAGGCTCAAGCATTATTAGAGGTTAAAATTGCTAAACTGAAAGACGTAATAGCAAATGCTCGATTAGTTGACGAAAGTCAAATTGATATTTCTAAAGTGAGCATTCTAACTACAGTGAAAATAAAAAACCTGAAAAACAACGCTACCATGTCTTATACGCTTGTAGCGGAAAACGAGGCTGATCTTAAATCGGGTAAAATTTCAGTTGATTCGCCTATAGGTAAAGGTTTATTAGGAAAGCGAGTAGGTGATAAGGTTGATATTTCTGTACCGGCAGGAGTAATCCCCTTTGAAATTGTAAGTATCTCTTTATAA
- a CDS encoding Smr/MutS family protein, which produces MKLRIGDKVRFLNETGEGTITRFKDKNYAFVEMPDGFEIPYFIKELVPIHTELIISSEADNLDLNPESGIADAVYFVIEPDHELPVLVSDYSIYLFNSSSYNLMYAYSIKDDAYFQTLKHGEVGAYQKILLKQVKIEFFKEYPYQKIECILFKNTHYRAQIPIAETVFVNPSNLNQYQLIKHHEFKRPVYAFMLKDEFIVAQNIEQELSNEDIQRLKTIKEFKSHIRESKSHKEQLKRLEKEIDLHIEELVDDVAGLSSHEMLSIQLERVEKELDKALNAGMKKLVFIHGVGNGRLKMEIQKILKSTKGVSFQDASYKDYGFGATQVNIL; this is translated from the coding sequence ATGAAATTGAGGATTGGTGATAAAGTACGTTTTTTGAATGAAACCGGTGAAGGAACCATCACGCGTTTCAAAGATAAAAACTATGCTTTTGTGGAGATGCCCGACGGATTTGAAATCCCCTATTTTATCAAGGAGTTAGTGCCAATTCACACCGAGCTGATTATTAGTTCGGAGGCGGATAATCTGGATTTAAATCCTGAAAGCGGAATAGCGGATGCTGTTTATTTCGTCATAGAGCCGGATCATGAGTTGCCGGTTTTGGTGAGTGATTATTCGATTTATTTGTTTAATTCTTCCTCCTATAATTTGATGTATGCTTATTCCATCAAGGATGACGCCTATTTCCAAACTCTTAAACACGGCGAGGTTGGGGCTTACCAGAAAATTTTACTGAAACAAGTGAAAATTGAATTCTTTAAAGAGTATCCTTATCAAAAAATTGAATGTATTTTATTTAAGAATACACATTACCGCGCACAAATTCCAATTGCTGAAACTGTGTTTGTTAATCCGAGCAACCTAAATCAATATCAGCTTATCAAGCATCACGAGTTCAAACGACCGGTTTATGCTTTTATGTTGAAGGATGAATTTATTGTGGCACAAAACATCGAGCAGGAACTCAGTAATGAGGATATCCAACGATTAAAAACTATCAAGGAATTTAAGTCCCACATTCGTGAATCGAAGTCACATAAGGAGCAATTGAAAAGGCTTGAGAAGGAGATTGATTTGCATATTGAGGAATTGGTGGATGATGTAGCCGGCTTATCGAGTCACGAGATGCTTTCCATACAATTGGAAAGGGTAGAGAAGGAGTTGGATAAGGCCCTGAATGCCGGAATGAAAAAGCTTGTTTTTATACACGGTGTTGGTAATGGTCGTTTAAAAATGGAAATTCAAAAAATCCTCAAATCCACTAAGGGAGTTAGCTTTCAGGATGCCTCCTATAAAGATTACGGATTTGGAGCCACTCAGGTAAATATCTTATAA
- a CDS encoding HIT family protein gives MPSIFTRIINGEIPCYKVAENENYLAFLDINPLTKGHTLVIPKVEVDYIFDLDNPTYLGLMAFSKSVAEAIKKSVTCNRISLQVIGLEVPHAHVHLIPITTMHDCNFSNPKLQLSKEEFMLIAEKIKSNFK, from the coding sequence ATGCCTAGTATTTTTACACGAATTATTAATGGTGAAATTCCTTGTTACAAGGTAGCTGAAAACGAAAACTATTTGGCTTTTTTGGATATTAATCCATTAACTAAAGGACATACACTCGTTATTCCTAAAGTGGAGGTGGATTACATTTTCGATTTGGACAATCCCACTTATTTAGGTTTAATGGCATTTTCTAAATCTGTTGCCGAAGCAATTAAAAAGTCTGTTACGTGTAATCGTATTTCGTTACAGGTAATTGGTTTAGAAGTGCCCCATGCACATGTTCATCTTATACCAATCACCACCATGCATGATTGTAATTTTTCAAATCCAAAACTTCAATTGTCTAAGGAGGAGTTTATGCTTATTGCAGAAAAAATAAAATCGAATTTTAAATAA
- a CDS encoding ComEC/Rec2 family competence protein — translation MPRIISGHFSFIIFRVVIDFSKIPFIRLLIPFVVGVILYLNNAWSFNPTLYLIIAFVLLVLIFAYSKLSRNGAGKTYFLVVSDVFLFISACFACYFVQPKNNPAYYGYYNTSNETTWAGTLDEVINEKENFLKAIVVVNSVNNQKTTGKIVAYFKKPLNKSEFVAGRKLEVNSVISEVPAALNPYEFDYKNYLANKGIYYQTFVDTGSVSLLHEYEGGIKYWGMHVKHRIVEFFHSGMLSMEAAQLCSALITGYDNEISRETINAFAHSGTLHVLSVSGLHTGVLFAVLLFILNWFDKHNRFKIIKLLILLISLWLFVFIAGFSPPILRAAIMLSLIAIGKYYYNYLSNATINIMGVSAFVLLLFNPYILFDTGFLLSYFALLGILIFEPSITAFYKGENEILKRVWQLCSVSMAAQISTLPITLFFFHQLPLWFVFSNLLVIPLCTAIMFLGLVMVLKLSFVSTLINWLTKLVYYLVGLTDKAGWGYLDRIDFNFTDVLFLSSIILLMTLLIKHRRFHLALGALSLIIIWQTFSLLEVINKKQSVKVSVYHINKASVVELKNTNKLLLDSICSKSDYEFHVKNNITSYNYPNEISSRFNFVSVKALRFLIINSDEDLKLIAPLKPNYVLIRNNVIPDEGILKYSGISQLIADDSSNYKTIKQLKQSCSKMNISFYATRENGFLELPL, via the coding sequence ATGCCCCGAATAATTTCGGGGCATTTTAGTTTTATTATTTTTAGGGTGGTGATTGATTTCAGTAAAATACCATTTATTCGTTTATTGATTCCGTTTGTAGTCGGAGTCATCCTGTATTTAAATAACGCTTGGAGTTTTAATCCTACGCTGTATTTGATAATCGCGTTTGTTTTACTGGTGTTGATTTTCGCTTACTCTAAACTCTCACGAAACGGTGCAGGTAAAACGTATTTTTTAGTAGTTTCTGATGTGTTTCTTTTTATCTCGGCTTGCTTCGCCTGTTATTTTGTTCAGCCTAAAAACAATCCTGCTTATTATGGATATTATAACACATCAAATGAAACAACCTGGGCAGGCACATTGGATGAAGTAATTAATGAGAAGGAAAATTTTCTGAAGGCCATCGTTGTAGTTAATTCAGTAAATAATCAAAAAACTACAGGAAAAATTGTAGCTTATTTTAAAAAGCCACTTAACAAAAGTGAATTTGTTGCAGGAAGAAAATTAGAAGTGAACTCCGTAATCAGTGAAGTGCCGGCCGCTTTAAATCCATATGAGTTTGATTATAAAAATTATTTGGCCAATAAAGGAATCTACTACCAGACTTTTGTTGATACCGGATCAGTAAGTTTACTTCATGAGTATGAGGGTGGAATAAAATATTGGGGAATGCACGTGAAGCACAGGATTGTTGAATTCTTTCATTCCGGAATGTTAAGTATGGAGGCGGCTCAACTTTGTTCGGCACTCATTACCGGTTATGATAATGAAATTTCACGCGAAACAATTAATGCTTTTGCGCATTCCGGTACTTTGCATGTTTTGTCGGTATCGGGCTTGCATACCGGCGTCTTATTCGCAGTTTTGCTTTTTATTTTAAATTGGTTTGATAAACATAATCGATTCAAAATAATTAAGCTGTTGATTTTATTAATCAGTCTATGGCTTTTTGTTTTTATTGCCGGATTTTCGCCGCCAATTTTAAGAGCTGCCATCATGTTAAGTTTAATCGCGATCGGAAAGTATTACTATAATTATTTATCCAATGCCACCATTAATATCATGGGGGTCTCTGCTTTTGTTTTACTTCTTTTTAATCCTTACATCTTATTTGATACCGGTTTTCTGTTAAGCTATTTCGCTTTATTGGGTATTTTGATTTTTGAACCGTCAATTACGGCTTTTTACAAAGGTGAAAATGAAATTTTAAAAAGAGTTTGGCAGTTGTGCAGTGTTTCAATGGCAGCGCAAATTTCTACTCTACCTATCACTTTATTCTTTTTTCACCAATTGCCTTTATGGTTTGTGTTTTCAAATTTATTAGTGATTCCATTGTGCACAGCCATTATGTTTTTAGGTTTAGTGATGGTTTTAAAACTTAGTTTTGTTTCTACACTAATTAATTGGCTTACTAAATTGGTTTATTATTTAGTAGGACTAACCGATAAAGCGGGATGGGGTTATTTGGATAGGATAGATTTCAACTTCACAGATGTCTTGTTTTTGAGTAGCATCATTTTACTAATGACTTTATTAATAAAGCACCGGCGTTTTCATTTGGCATTAGGTGCGTTAAGCCTAATCATCATTTGGCAAACATTTAGTTTGCTGGAAGTAATTAATAAAAAACAAAGTGTGAAGGTGTCTGTTTACCATATCAATAAGGCTTCAGTTGTTGAATTGAAAAACACCAACAAATTGCTTTTGGATTCAATATGCAGTAAGTCTGATTATGAATTTCATGTGAAGAATAATATTACAAGTTATAATTATCCAAATGAGATAAGCAGCAGATTTAATTTTGTTTCTGTTAAGGCATTGCGTTTTTTAATTATTAATTCGGATGAAGATTTAAAACTGATTGCGCCATTAAAACCAAATTATGTGCTGATTCGTAATAACGTTATTCCGGATGAAGGGATCCTAAAATATTCAGGAATAAGTCAGTTAATTGCCGATGACTCCTCTAACTACAAAACAATTAAACAATTAAAGCAGTCGTGTAGTAAGATGAATATTTCTTTTTATGCAACCCGTGAAAACGGATTTTTAGAATTACCTTTGTAG